In Haloarcula limicola, the genomic stretch CGCGGCGGTACTCCTCGCGCAGTTCGGCCTCGCGCTCGGCCCGTTCCTCGGGGTCGTCGATGGCGTCGAGCTTGTTGGCGTAGACGGCGTTGATGGCCGCCTCCGGCCCCATGATGGCTATCTCGCCGCTCGGGAGCGCGAGCGTCGCCTCGGGGTCGTAGGCCGGACCGGACATGGCGTAGATGCCCGCGCCGTAGGCCTTCCGGACGACGACGCACTGCTTCGGGACGGTGGCCGAGGAGGTGGCGTAGATCATCTTCTTGCCGGCCTCCAGGATCCCCTCCTTCTCGACGCCGGACCCGGCCATGAACCCCGGCGTGTCACAGAGGTACAGCAGCGGGACGTTGAACGCGTCGCACTTCCAGACGAACTCCGCCGCTTTGCGGGCCGAGTCGGGGAAGATGGCCCCGGCGCGGTGGCCGGGTTGGTTGGCGACCACGCCGACGGTGCGGCCGTCGATGCGCGCGAACCCGGTGAGAATCTCCTTGCCGTACTCCGGCTGGAGTTCGAAGAAGGAGTCCCCGTCCACCACGCGGTCGACGACCCGGTGCATGTCGTAGCCCTTGTTCGGCTCCCGCGGGACGACGCTATCGAGGCTCTCCGGTGATTTCGACGGGGCGACGGGGTCCCGAGTGGGCGGTTTCTCCTCGCAGTTGTCGGGCAGATACGTGACGAGGTCGGCGACGAGTTCGCGGGCGTGCTCCTCGTCGTCGGCCACCAGGTCCGCGCTGCCGGAGTGACGGGCGTGTACGTCCGGGCCGCCGAGCGTCTCCAGGTCGATGTCCTCGCCGGTGACCATCTCGACCATCCGCGGCGAGGCGATGGCCAGCGCGCTCATCCCGCGGACCATGACGGTGAAATCGGAGAAGACCGGCGTGTACGCCGCACCGGCGATACAGGGACCGTAGAGGACACAGATCTGCGGGACCGCCCCCGAGAGAATCGAGTGGTTGTAGTAGAATTTCCCGATTCCCTCGCGGTTAGCGAAGAAGCCCCGCTGCTGGTCGATCCGGCCGCCCGAGGAGTCCACGAGGTACAGCGCCGGCCGGCCGGTCTTCAGCGCGCGCTGCTGGAGGCGGAGGAACTTCTCGACGCCGCGCTTGGCGACGGAGCCGGCCTTGACGGTGAAGTCGTTCGCGGCGACGTGGACCTTCCGGCCGTCGAGCGTCCCCGCGCCGGTGACGAGGCCGTCGGCCGGGAGTCGGTCGTCGTTGTCGCTCGCCTCGATGTCCGGGCTGTCCGGATGCCAGTTGTCGAAGTTGGCGAACCGGCCGTCCTCGAAGTCCAATCCGTCGTCGCCGAACCAGAGGTCGAGGCGGTCGCGGACGAAGAGCTTCCCCTGTTCGGCCAGTCGCTCGCGGTACTTCTCCGGGCCGCCGCGCTCGATGTCGGCGATCTCCTCGCGCAGTCGCTCCTCGCGGTCGGTCGGACCGAGGTCCTCGTCCGTTTCGGGAGAGCTGTCGGTTCCGTCGTCGTCCGTCTCGCTGACTTCGCGGACGAGCGTCGGTTCGTCGCTGTCGCCGACGAACACCTCGACGGTCTCGCCGACGTGTTCGGCGACGGCTGCGGCGATAGCGGACGCTTCCTCGCGGCTCGCGCCCGCCGCGATACGTACCTTCATACCACTCCACACGACCCCCGGGGTCACAGTAGTTACCCCGACGAGGAGCGCCGCTCACCGGTGGGTCGGAAGGGAACGCTCAGCGAACAGAACACGGGTCGTTGCGGCGTCTGAGGCCGTAGAATCGGTGACGCTCTACTGCGGATACTGCTCGACCGACGCTTCGAGGCGGTCGATGAGGTCAGCATTTCCGAGGTGAAGCGGCGTGCGCTCGTGGAGTTCGTCGGGGTTCCGATCGAGCAGAGAGGTAGAGCCGTCGGAGGAGCGGCCGCCGGCCGTCTCGACGATGTAGGCCATCGGCTGCCCCTCGAACTGGAGGCGGAGTTTCCCGTCGGGACTGGACTCCAGCGCGGGGTAGGCGAAGATACCGCCGTAGTTGAGTACCTGATTGATGTCGGCGATCATCGCACCGCCGTAGCGCAGTTTCAACTCCTGACGGACCTCCTCGGCGAACGAGCCGAAGTTGTCGGTCCAGGAGTCGACGCCGCCGCCGAAGCCGAACACGGTCGGGTCCTCGGGGACGGTCACGTCGTCGTCGACGAGGCGCTTCTCCTCGCTGTCGAGGATGTACTCCTTGACCGCGCCGTCGCGGGCGACGACCATCGAGGTGACGGGACCGTAGATGACGAACCCGGCCGCCAGCAGGTTCTTCCCGTGGGTGGGGGGTTGTTCGCTGTAGACGCCGAAGATGGTCCCCATCCCGCTGTTGGGCTCGAGGTTCGAGGAGCCGTCGAGCGGGTCCATCGCCATGTGAACGTGCCCGTCGGTCGTCGTCACGTCCGCTCGCTCCTCGCTGGCGTAGGAGGCCACGCCGTCGATGGCGAGCATGCGCTGTTCGAACAGTTCGTCCGCGCGAACGTCGGCGGCCAGTTGCTCGTCGCCGCTGGGGTTGACCGTCCCGCTGTGTTCGCGCTCCGTGGCGATCGCCGTGCGTACGTCCGCGGCGGTGTCCGCGATAGTGTCGATTACCTGTGCGACCGTTTGGTCGGCCTGGGCGGCCGAAGCGTCGGATGATTTACTCATTCTCGGAGATGCTGGGCGTCGGTTCCCGGACACCGCACTGGGTAGTCGATAGCTGGGTCGGCCGTCCGGGTGTGAGCGCTGTCACGTCACTTTCCTATTCCGGCGCACCCCATAAGTATCTTGTTCCTGACATTTACTACGGTTCGAGTGAATTATTGGAACGTCGCGCCGTCTGCGGGTTTTAGCGTGGTAGTAAGTCACACCTTTCGGTGATGGTAAGCAAATTTACTGTTCCACTACCGTCGGCAGACTTACACGAAGTCGGGTCGAACCTCGACCATGGAACTCGACGAGATCGACACCGTGGGCGTCGTCGGCGCGGGAACGATGGGAAACGGCATCGCGCAGGTCGCCGCGACCGCCGGCTACGACGTGGTGATGCGCGACGTCGAACAGCGCTTCGTCTCCGCGGGGTTCGAGGCCATCGACGACAGCCTCGACCGACTGGTCGCCCGCGACGAGCTCACCCGCGAAGAGGCTGACCGCGCGCGCGGCCGCATCGACGGGACCACCGACTTGGACGATCTCGCTGACTGTGACCTCGTCGTCGAGGCGGTCACCGAGGACATGGACGTCAAGCAGTCCGTCTTCTCGGATCTCGCCGAGACCTGCGACCCGGAGGCGGTTCTCGCGACGAACACCAGCACGCTCTCGATCACCACTATCGCCAGCGCCGTCGACCGTTCCGAGCGCGTGCTCGGTCTTCACTTCATGAACCCCGTGCCGGTGATGAAGGGCGTCGAAGTCGTCGTCGGCGAGAAGACGGGCGAGGAGACGCTCGCGCTCGGTCACGCCTTCGCCGAGGACCTCGAAAAGGAGACGTGGGAGGCCGACGACAAGCCCGGCTTCGTCGTCAACCGCATCCTGATGCCGTGGATCAACGAGGGGATCCGCGCCTACGACGAGGGCGTCGCCGAGGAGGCGGACATCGACCGGGGGATGACGCTCGGCACGAACGTCCCGATGGGGCCGCTGGAACTGGCCGACCACATCGGCCTCGACGTCGTACTGGACGCCTCCGAGACGCTCCACGAGGAACTGGGCGACCGCTACCAGCCGGCGTATCTCCTGAAGCGCAAGGTCGCCGCCGGCGACCTCGGGAAGAAGACCGGCGCGGGCTTCTACGAGTACGACTGACCGAGACGCGACGACGAGGGCGGATACGACCGCCGGCAACGGGTCGCCCGTTGCCGAACAGTAAAGGGGTGTGGCTCGATACCTACTCGCATGGATTTCAGTCCCTCTGCGGAGCAGCGCCAGATACGGGAGATGGTCGCGGAGTTCGTAGACGAGGAGGTCGTCCCCCGGGCGGCCGACATCGACGCGGACGACGAGTTTCCGCGCGACCTCGTCGAACAGATGGCTGAGTTGGGGCTGATGGGGATGCCGATTCCCGAGGAGTACGACGGTGCCGGTCTCGATTATCACAGCTACGCGATGGCGCTCGAAGAGATCTCGCGCGGCAGCGGCGGTCTCGGCACCATCGTCGCCGCCCACATCTCGCTCGCGTGCAACATGGTCTACGAGTTCGGCGACGAGGCCCAGAGGGAGACCTACCTCGCGCCGATGGCCGCGGGCGAGGACATCGGCGCGTTCGCCCTCTCGGAGGCCGGAGCCGGCAGCGACGTGCCGGCGATGGAGACCACGGCGGAGCGTAGCGAGGCGCAAAGCGCCTCGGAACGGAGCGGCGTAGCCGCGGAGAGAGAGGGCGACGGCTACGTCGTGAACGGCGGCAAACTCTGGATCTCGAACGGCTCGGTCGCCGACACGGTCGTCCTCTTCGCCAAGACGGACCCCGAGGCGGGCAACAAAGGAATCTCCTCCTTCGTCGTCCGCCCGGAGGAGGACGACGGGTTCGTCGTCGAGGGGACCGAACACAAACTCGGCGACAAGGGTTGTCCGACCGCCGAGTTGCGCTTCGACGACATGTATCTCCCCGAAGACCGCCGCCTCGGCGAGGAGGGCCGCGGGTTCGTCCACGCGCTGAAGACGCTCAACGGCGGGCGCATCACCATCGCCGCCCGCGGCGTCGGCATCGCACAGGCCGCCCTCGACGAGTCGCTTCGGTACGCACAGGACCGCGAGCAGTTCGACCAGCCCATCAGCGAGTTCCAGGCCATCCAGCACAAACTCGCCGACATGGACACCAAGACGGAGGCCGCCCGAATGTTGATGCACAGGGCCGCCGACCTGAAAGAGCGCGGCGAACCGTTCGTCAAGGAGGCCGCGCAGGCCAAGCTCTACGCCAGCGAAGTCTCCCGCGAGGTGGCGAACGAGGGCATCCAGATCCACGGCGGCTACGGCTACACCAAGGACTTCCCCGTCGAGCGGTTCTACCGCGACGCCAAGCTCAACGAGATCTACGAGGGGACCAGCGAAGTGCTGCGCAACACCATCGCGGACCAGTTGCTGGACTGAGCGCTGTGAAGACTGCTCGGCGAATCGGCGGTATTCCGCGGATTCCCGCCGTAAGGGCGCTATAACTACGTCACCGTCTTCGGAGGGACCCACATGGCACTCCTCGACTCCCTCGTCGTCTTCCTCGTCAGCCTGCTGGTCGGCGCGCTGGGAATCTACGTCGGTGCGCGCGTCGTCGCGGGCCACGATGATTACACCTACGCCATCGTGACGGCACTACTCGGGGCGGTCGTCTGGGGCGTCGTCGGCTTCTTCTTCGGGTGGATCCCGTTTCTCGGACCGCTGCTCGTCCTCCTCGCGTACGTGGCCGTCATCAACGCGAGGTATCCCGGCGGGTGGGGGAACGCGATCCTCATCGCCCTGATAGCGTGGGTCGCCTCGCTCGCCGTCCTCTATCTGCTGGCGCTGGTCGGCATCGCGGGCTTCGACGCCGTCGGCGTTCCGGGGGCGTGACTCGACTGTTCATCCCCTTGTGACTCCGTCGAACCCCATCTTCAAACAGATTCCATCGTGAAACGGCCGTTAAGTATGATCGCCTATTGACCGCTGGCCACCTTCTCAGAACGCAGTAGTGTTCAGGGTGCTGTGCTGAATGGACAGAGCGAGTCTTGCAATGGGAAGACCATATATACAGGCTGTACAAGAATATTCGTTCTTATCCGTGTATCCGCGCAGAACCGGTGCACAGCACCCAAGCGTATAAATACGTCTACCGGTTTCGACACGCAACCTCAGTAGGTAAGTAAGCATCACTATGGGGTGAGACTGCCTGAAGCGACAGTACCGGACAGTGTTTCTCTCACCCGGCGCCCCTTATTTGTCACCCCGTTATAAACAGTGGATAATGAGTCTAATTGAAGACATCGACGGAAAGGTCGCTCTCATCACCGGTGCATCCTCTGGTATCGGCGAGGCGACGGCAGAGTCGCTGGCAGAGGAAGGAGTCAATGTCGCGCTCGCGGCCCGTCGCGAGGACGAACTTGAACAGTTAGCCGACCGGATCAAATCATCTGGCGGCGATGCGCTCGTCGTTCCGACAGACGTCACCGACGAGGACGAGGTCAAGGAATTGGTCGACCGGACACACGACGAGTTCGGCCGCATCGACATTCTCGTCAACAATGCCGGCGTAATGCTACTTGAACAGGTCGAATCTGCGGACACGGACAACTTCCAGCAGATGGTCGACGTGAACCTCAGCGGGCTGATGGCCGTTACCCACGCGGTCCTGCCGATAATGCAGCAGCAGGGGTCCGGACACGTCGTGAACATCTCCTCTGTCGCCGGCCGGAAGTCATTCCCCGGTTCGAGCGCCTACAGCGCGACGAAATTTGGCGTCAACGGTTTCTCTCGAGGCCTTCGAA encodes the following:
- a CDS encoding SDR family oxidoreductase, with the protein product MSLIEDIDGKVALITGASSGIGEATAESLAEEGVNVALAARREDELEQLADRIKSSGGDALVVPTDVTDEDEVKELVDRTHDEFGRIDILVNNAGVMLLEQVESADTDNFQQMVDVNLSGLMAVTHAVLPIMQQQGSGHVVNISSVAGRKSFPGSSAYSATKFGVNGFSRGLRKEVTGENDIRVTRIEPGFVDTELADHIPEDEQREQTQQMLETMDALTPEDIARSITYAVGQPDHVDVNELLIRPTQQEL
- a CDS encoding acyl-CoA dehydrogenase yields the protein MDFSPSAEQRQIREMVAEFVDEEVVPRAADIDADDEFPRDLVEQMAELGLMGMPIPEEYDGAGLDYHSYAMALEEISRGSGGLGTIVAAHISLACNMVYEFGDEAQRETYLAPMAAGEDIGAFALSEAGAGSDVPAMETTAERSEAQSASERSGVAAEREGDGYVVNGGKLWISNGSVADTVVLFAKTDPEAGNKGISSFVVRPEEDDGFVVEGTEHKLGDKGCPTAELRFDDMYLPEDRRLGEEGRGFVHALKTLNGGRITIAARGVGIAQAALDESLRYAQDREQFDQPISEFQAIQHKLADMDTKTEAARMLMHRAADLKERGEPFVKEAAQAKLYASEVSREVANEGIQIHGGYGYTKDFPVERFYRDAKLNEIYEGTSEVLRNTIADQLLD
- a CDS encoding 3-hydroxyacyl-CoA dehydrogenase family protein; protein product: MELDEIDTVGVVGAGTMGNGIAQVAATAGYDVVMRDVEQRFVSAGFEAIDDSLDRLVARDELTREEADRARGRIDGTTDLDDLADCDLVVEAVTEDMDVKQSVFSDLAETCDPEAVLATNTSTLSITTIASAVDRSERVLGLHFMNPVPVMKGVEVVVGEKTGEETLALGHAFAEDLEKETWEADDKPGFVVNRILMPWINEGIRAYDEGVAEEADIDRGMTLGTNVPMGPLELADHIGLDVVLDASETLHEELGDRYQPAYLLKRKVAAGDLGKKTGAGFYEYD
- a CDS encoding acyl-CoA carboxylase subunit beta; the protein is MKVRIAAGASREEASAIAAAVAEHVGETVEVFVGDSDEPTLVREVSETDDDGTDSSPETDEDLGPTDREERLREEIADIERGGPEKYRERLAEQGKLFVRDRLDLWFGDDGLDFEDGRFANFDNWHPDSPDIEASDNDDRLPADGLVTGAGTLDGRKVHVAANDFTVKAGSVAKRGVEKFLRLQQRALKTGRPALYLVDSSGGRIDQQRGFFANREGIGKFYYNHSILSGAVPQICVLYGPCIAGAAYTPVFSDFTVMVRGMSALAIASPRMVEMVTGEDIDLETLGGPDVHARHSGSADLVADDEEHARELVADLVTYLPDNCEEKPPTRDPVAPSKSPESLDSVVPREPNKGYDMHRVVDRVVDGDSFFELQPEYGKEILTGFARIDGRTVGVVANQPGHRAGAIFPDSARKAAEFVWKCDAFNVPLLYLCDTPGFMAGSGVEKEGILEAGKKMIYATSSATVPKQCVVVRKAYGAGIYAMSGPAYDPEATLALPSGEIAIMGPEAAINAVYANKLDAIDDPEERAEREAELREEYRRDIDAHRMASEVVIDEIVPPSDLRAELAARFEMYETVEKDRPEKKHGAIL
- a CDS encoding class 1 fructose-bisphosphatase, translated to MSKSSDASAAQADQTVAQVIDTIADTAADVRTAIATEREHSGTVNPSGDEQLAADVRADELFEQRMLAIDGVASYASEERADVTTTDGHVHMAMDPLDGSSNLEPNSGMGTIFGVYSEQPPTHGKNLLAAGFVIYGPVTSMVVARDGAVKEYILDSEEKRLVDDDVTVPEDPTVFGFGGGVDSWTDNFGSFAEEVRQELKLRYGGAMIADINQVLNYGGIFAYPALESSPDGKLRLQFEGQPMAYIVETAGGRSSDGSTSLLDRNPDELHERTPLHLGNADLIDRLEASVEQYPQ